The following DNA comes from Castanea sativa cultivar Marrone di Chiusa Pesio chromosome 10, ASM4071231v1.
CTTGTGTCGGGGAAGACTAGTTAAAATTTTTTCGCGTTCTTCCATGATAGGTAATAAGTTGGGGGTGTTACTTGGCTACAAGGTTTAACGAGAaatactattaaaaataaaaataaaaagagtttgCCTCTGTTTGGATAAAggttataaatgaaaattatttcactattcagtttattttggCTATTATTTATAGGctctattgcactttttggtactatttatgggtcttaaTGTAcaattttaactaacttttacttttaactataataattttagcaacaagttttcagtttcagcaaaataaatggTATTCAAACAgacatttaaaattataaaattgaactCTTTAACTTCAATGTTAAATCATTTTTGTCCCTCTAAAgttccaatttttttcatttcaattttgtaGCTTATATATCTTTTAAATGAACGTAGTCTTTTTGTCTTTGTCTCAGTTTCCAACGATAAAGCTAAAATATTTTCCTCTAAAAAAAGCTATAATATTTAATGGCGGGATATGAGTAGGAgggctatatatataaatgaaactATAGAAACAAAAATGTAAACATGATTAAAGATAGAatgtgtaatttgtaatttaattaaaaaaaaacaataaatgaaGATTAAGGAGAATCTCCTAAAAAACCAAcagtatatattttttgttttcttcatctTATGGTAAAAGCCCAGGCATATTTATATAGTAACTCTATTTTCATGGTCCTTAGAATCTAATACGAAAATCTCATTATTATACAAATTTGTGATCGAGGACCTTTGAATGATTTGGGCCTTCGCTTGTTTATCCATCCCAGAAAGAGTGGTGGTGATAACAACAAAGTGAAACAAAAGACATTTGTTCATGCGCCTAAGATATTGTCGCCTCCCATGCACGTACTCCTCCATTATGATTGCTTCAATCCCAAACTGTCACTTCACTACCTCTTCTACCTTACTAAACCACCATATATTGAAGAAAACCCATCTAGACCCACCTCATAAAATATACCAATTCTCTCAGAAACCTATCAAAACCCCATCTCTTAAAGAGGTTGGCAAGCAAGCAAGACTTAAAGAAGCTTATCAAATACTAACCCGATTGTTCCCTGACCAAAACCCACTTCAGTTTTGTCCAGAAGAGGCTTATTCTTCAGCTCTTGAGCTCTGTGCAAACAAGAAAGCTCTATCACTAGGAAAACAGGTTCATGCCCATATGATGAAATCTTGTGCTGTGTGTGATTCTGTTTTTTTGAGTACTAGGCTTGTGTTCGTGTATGGTAAATGTGGCTCTCTTTTGAGTGCGGAgaaggtgtttgataaaatgcctcaTAGAACGATTTTTACGTGGAATGCTATGATTGGTGCTTATATTTCAAATGGGGAACCTCTTGGAGCGCTTAGTTTGTATAGAGAGATGCGGGTTCTGGGAGTTCCTCTTGATTCTTGTACTTTTCCTTGTTTGCTGAAAGCTTGTGGTGCGCTTAATAATCTCCATTGTGGTGCTGAAATTCATGGTCTAGCTATCAAATGTGGGTATGATTCTATTATATTTATTGTCAATTCAATTGTTGCTATGTATGCAAAGTGCAGTAATCTTGATGGGGCAAGGCAGCTATTTGATGGTATGACTGAAAAGGAGGATATTGTATCATGGAATTCTATAATTTCAGCATTTGCAGCAAATGGACAATCTGTAGAGGCATTAGGACATTTTAGAGATATGCAGAAGCTGGGTCTTGCCTTGAACACATATACTTTTGTTGCTGCTCTTCAAGCCTGTGAGGATTCATTCTTTGTAAAACTTGGTATGGAGATCCATGCTGCTGTTTTAAAGGCTAGCCATGATGTTGATGTTTATGTAGCTAATGCTTTGATTGCTATGTATGCAAGATGTGGTAAAATGGATGAAGCtgctagaattttttataaaatggaTGATCAGGATTCTATATCGTGGAATACTTTGCTCTCTGGTTTTGTCCAAAATGGTCTATATGAAGAATCTCTAAAGTTCTTCTATGAAATGCAGGATGCTGGTAGAAAACCTGACCAGGTTTCAGTATTAAATGTCATTTTAGCATCTGGTCGATTGGGGAATTTATTGAATGGAATGGAACTTCATGCTTATGCAATAAGAAGTGGATTTGATTCTGATTTGCAGGTTGGGAATACACTAATAGATATGTATGCAAAGTGTAGTAATATAAACTATATGGGCCGTGCTTTTGATAGGATGGCTGATAAAGACTTCATTTCTTGGACAACAATAATTGCTGGATATGCTCAGAGCAAAGCTTATTCAAGGGCCTTAGAATTGTTCTTGAAAGTGCAGATAGAAGGGATGGATGTTGATGAAATGATGATAGCAAGCATCCTGCTGGCTTGTGGCGGGTCAAACAACATTTCCTATGTCAAAGAAATTCATGGTTACATCTTGAGGAGAGGTTTATCTGATCTTGCACTACAGAATTCAATTGTTGATGTATATGGCGAGTGCAAGAACATAGATTATGCAAAGCGAATGTTTGAATCCATTGAATATAAGGATGTTGTGTCTTGGACAAGCATGATGACTTGCTATCTCCATAATGGGCTTCCAAATGAGGCTCTTGAACTTGTCTACTTCATGAAAGAAACTAGTGTTGAACCTGATTCCATTGCACTAATGAGCTTACTCTCTGCAGCTGCTAGTTTATCTGCCttgaagaaaggaaaagaaattcaTGGCTTTCTAATTAGGAAGGGCTTCATCATAGAAGAATCTCTAGCAAACTCTCTTGTTGATATGTATGCCCGGTGTGGAGTTCTGGAGAACTCCTATAAACTGTTCAATTGTATAAGGCATAAAAGTTTAACCCTATGGACAAGTATGATTAATGCTAATGGAATGCATGGCCGAGGCAAGGCAGCTGTTGATTTATTTAATCGGATGAAGGTTGAAAACATTGTCCCCGATCATATTACTTTTTTGGCACTTCTTTATGCATGCAGTCATTCAGGATTTATTGATGAAGGTAGAAGATTTCTAGAAGTTATGCAGTGTGAATATCATTTGGAGCCATGGCCTGAACACTATGCCTGTCTGGTTGATCTTCTTGGGCGTGCCAATCGCTTAGAAGAGGCATACCAATTTGTGAAAACTATGCAGATTCAACCTACTTCTGAAGTTTGGTGTGCTCTCCTTGGGGCTTGCCGGGTTCACTCAAATAAAGAATTAGGACAAATTGCAGCACAGAAGCTCTTAGAATTGGGTCCAGAAAATCCAGGAAACTATGTACTGGTTTCCAATGTCTTTGCTGCAAGTGGAAGATGGAAGGATGTTGAAGAAGTGAGAATGAGAATGAAAGGAAGTGGCTTGAAGAAAAATCCTGGTTGTAGTTGGGTTGAGGTTGATAATAAGGTCCATACATTTGTAGCAAGGGACAAATCTCATCCACAGTCCGATGAGATTTATCATAAACTTGCTCAAATTACTGAAACATTGGAGAGCAAAGGAGGGTATGTGGCTCAAACCAAATATGTACTGCACAATGTAGAGGAAGAGCAGAAAATTCAAATGCTTTATGGGCATAGTGAAAGACTGGCCATAGCTTATGGACTGCTTGGAACTCCTAATGGGACCCCTATTCGAGTCACAAAGAATCTTCGGGTTTGTGGTGATTGCCACACTTTCTGTAAGCTAGTCTCAAAAGTCTTTGAAAGAGGGCTTGTTGTGAGGGATGCCAACAGATTCCATCATTTTGGTAATGGGGTCTGTTCTTGTGGTGACTATTGGTgataatattttatctttaatttttggCTAAAAGGTACAGTTTTCTTGAGATGTGACTAAATCTCGAGGGACACAGTTTGGAGCCAAACTTTTTCCATCCTCAAGCATGTGCAGTCTCAACATCCCACACACATCGTAATTACTATGAATATTCCTGAGGGTGGCCTCGAGTTGACTGGATGATAGTGGGGAGAGTTGAACTGAGATGTCCTTATGAGGATCTTGCATTCAAGGAGCCACTAGACCAATCCATTGggtttaatattttatcaataGTAGTTGAATTACAATGACTAACTTATTTCTCCTGCTGGATTATTGGTATTACACATTTACACTGTCAATTGGAAGAGGTAGGGTTCCATTTGTCCACTTGAAGACTTCGAGTCCCCACTCTGCCAATGCCCCATTGCAAAAAAGCCAAGGCAATTGAGGTTAGCACTTCATGGGCTGAACTTTGGGTTGAAGAAACAATCAGCAAGATCATTGTTGGACTGATAAGCAGAGCCTAATTCCTGTTAAAATAGTAGAGCTCCCAAGCTGAGAAGGTTAAAGAGAGCTGCAGATGATGGTTTTCGTTTTCCACCAGCTAATCAAACGAAGACAAAGCCCACTGATTCATCTTCCAAATGAAACTAAACTTGTTATAATTAGGATTGGGTTAAGTCTTCCTAATAACCATTAAATTCAGACCTTACGTTTTTGTTATACAAATGCCCTGCATGATGAATCAAAATGTATTTCTTGATATTTGCAAATGGCTTTTGAGCCAAATATAACACTTCCACCTTCCAAAACTATGGGGTGAATGGTGAGATATGGGTTCCTTGAAGACTTGAGTAACTTTGCCTAGGAAATATATAATGAGTGAAGTTAGGAGTACTACAACTTTTACTAAATAGGTTCATACAAATTGATTTGTTGGTTTTAAACACATAATgaagaattaaataaaaaatttatttactaaatTGTTGACATAACACAAATTGCATTCATTACCATGTCAAATAGTTTTTAGTAAAATTGAcaataattttagtatttttccatatatactttttttttttggtattcaggagagagagagagagagagagagagaagaaaaactagTGTTTCCTGGTAACTGTAGCAGGTTAAAGTGAGAAACAAAAAGGTAGAAGTAGaagcaaaacaataaattttgaaacaaaattgtTCACAGTTATTTTACTGTGGTTGATATGGCCTGTTAGGTTAGTGGTGGGTCGATGTATATAAAAGTGATGTTCACCTTACCAAATTGTGAAACTTTGGTGTCTCTGTGATTGCTGAAAGTGAAACCATAAAGTTATTATTGGTACTTGGTAGAGACCAGTACTGGTAGCCAACCGACTAATTAAATTATGCAATCCAAAAGAAAGGGGGGCCTCATATCATGTCAAAACACTGCAGGCCTATCTTTTGAAACCCTCATGCTCATCCACCGTTTAGAATGTTTGCTTGAGGCAATTACATGTATCCCCTCTTTACATGCCTAAACTATACGGATGAGACTATAGGAATAATTGCCTCCAAGAGA
Coding sequences within:
- the LOC142612940 gene encoding pentatricopeptide repeat-containing protein At3g63370, chloroplastic translates to MRLRYCRLPCTYSSIMIASIPNCHFTTSSTLLNHHILKKTHLDPPHKIYQFSQKPIKTPSLKEVGKQARLKEAYQILTRLFPDQNPLQFCPEEAYSSALELCANKKALSLGKQVHAHMMKSCAVCDSVFLSTRLVFVYGKCGSLLSAEKVFDKMPHRTIFTWNAMIGAYISNGEPLGALSLYREMRVLGVPLDSCTFPCLLKACGALNNLHCGAEIHGLAIKCGYDSIIFIVNSIVAMYAKCSNLDGARQLFDGMTEKEDIVSWNSIISAFAANGQSVEALGHFRDMQKLGLALNTYTFVAALQACEDSFFVKLGMEIHAAVLKASHDVDVYVANALIAMYARCGKMDEAARIFYKMDDQDSISWNTLLSGFVQNGLYEESLKFFYEMQDAGRKPDQVSVLNVILASGRLGNLLNGMELHAYAIRSGFDSDLQVGNTLIDMYAKCSNINYMGRAFDRMADKDFISWTTIIAGYAQSKAYSRALELFLKVQIEGMDVDEMMIASILLACGGSNNISYVKEIHGYILRRGLSDLALQNSIVDVYGECKNIDYAKRMFESIEYKDVVSWTSMMTCYLHNGLPNEALELVYFMKETSVEPDSIALMSLLSAAASLSALKKGKEIHGFLIRKGFIIEESLANSLVDMYARCGVLENSYKLFNCIRHKSLTLWTSMINANGMHGRGKAAVDLFNRMKVENIVPDHITFLALLYACSHSGFIDEGRRFLEVMQCEYHLEPWPEHYACLVDLLGRANRLEEAYQFVKTMQIQPTSEVWCALLGACRVHSNKELGQIAAQKLLELGPENPGNYVLVSNVFAASGRWKDVEEVRMRMKGSGLKKNPGCSWVEVDNKVHTFVARDKSHPQSDEIYHKLAQITETLESKGGYVAQTKYVLHNVEEEQKIQMLYGHSERLAIAYGLLGTPNGTPIRVTKNLRVCGDCHTFCKLVSKVFERGLVVRDANRFHHFGNGVCSCGDYW